Proteins from a single region of Labedella gwakjiensis:
- a CDS encoding Pr6Pr family membrane protein, with the protein MSADRTAPDEVIGRAGAARVVFAFVRIGVAVAIVAAIVGQLSNSLAYWRGRGDTDIPGDVVNFFSFFTMESNSVAALTLAIGAVLLLRRRGPDPRWFAVLHLLVATYMVTTGVVYNAILRSMPLDPGLSQPWSNEILHLGVPIYLLLDRLFAPGNRRLSFKTVGIVIIYPIVWAAYTLIRAPFIVDQSTDALGWYPYPFLDPRLADTGYQSVFTWVVVLLSLIAVIGFVLLLVARLRDRTRRSTRSADR; encoded by the coding sequence GTGAGCGCGGATCGCACCGCGCCGGACGAGGTCATCGGGCGGGCCGGTGCCGCACGCGTCGTCTTCGCCTTCGTGCGGATCGGGGTCGCCGTCGCGATCGTCGCGGCCATCGTCGGTCAGCTCTCGAACAGCCTCGCCTACTGGCGGGGCCGAGGAGACACGGACATCCCCGGCGACGTCGTGAACTTCTTCAGCTTCTTCACGATGGAGTCGAACTCGGTCGCGGCGCTGACCCTCGCGATCGGGGCGGTGCTGCTCCTCCGTCGCCGCGGGCCGGACCCGCGCTGGTTCGCCGTCCTCCACCTCCTCGTCGCCACCTACATGGTCACGACGGGCGTCGTGTACAACGCGATCCTCCGGTCGATGCCCCTCGACCCGGGACTCTCGCAGCCGTGGTCGAACGAGATCCTGCACCTGGGTGTTCCGATCTATCTGCTCCTCGACCGCCTCTTCGCTCCGGGGAACCGCCGACTGTCGTTCAAGACGGTCGGAATCGTGATCATCTACCCGATCGTCTGGGCCGCCTACACGCTCATCCGGGCGCCCTTCATCGTGGACCAGTCGACCGACGCCCTCGGCTGGTACCCGTACCCCTTCCTGGATCCGCGGCTCGCCGACACCGGGTACCAGTCGGTCTTCACGTGGGTCGTGGTCCTCCTCAGCCTGATCGCCGTCATCGGTTTCGTCCTCCTCCTCGTGGCCCGCCTCCGTGACCGGACCCGGCGGAGCACGCGCTCAGCCGACCGCTAG
- a CDS encoding Pr6Pr family membrane protein, giving the protein MRVLFAVLRIAIAVAIVAAVIGQLAVSLAFWTERGDENLAIDVVNFFSFFTIQSNIAAAVTLAIGAVLLLRGRGPDPRWFAVLLVCVATYMITTGIVYNLLLRGIELPQGSTLGWSNEVLHAVAPLYLVVDRLFAPGNRALPTKTIGIAVIYPIVWAVYTLVRAPFTFDYGTNTMGWYPYPFLNPVLSSNGYLSVAFYVVLIAVVISAVTLGLLWLSARREKNAARAAPLY; this is encoded by the coding sequence ATGAGAGTCCTGTTCGCCGTGCTCCGCATCGCGATCGCCGTGGCCATCGTCGCGGCCGTCATCGGACAGCTGGCGGTCAGTCTGGCCTTCTGGACGGAGCGGGGAGACGAGAACCTCGCGATCGACGTCGTCAACTTCTTCAGCTTCTTCACCATCCAGTCGAACATCGCGGCAGCGGTCACCCTGGCGATCGGCGCGGTGCTGCTCCTCCGCGGACGCGGTCCCGACCCCCGGTGGTTCGCCGTGCTGCTCGTCTGCGTGGCCACCTACATGATCACGACGGGCATCGTCTACAACCTGCTGCTGCGCGGGATCGAGCTGCCGCAGGGCTCGACGCTCGGCTGGTCCAACGAGGTGCTCCACGCGGTCGCTCCCCTCTATCTCGTGGTCGATCGCCTCTTCGCGCCGGGAAACCGTGCCCTGCCGACGAAGACCATCGGCATCGCGGTGATCTACCCGATCGTCTGGGCCGTCTACACGCTCGTCCGGGCGCCGTTCACGTTCGACTACGGCACGAACACGATGGGCTGGTACCCGTACCCGTTCCTCAACCCTGTGCTGTCGTCGAACGGGTACCTCTCCGTCGCGTTCTACGTCGTCCTCATCGCCGTGGTGATCTCCGCCGTCACGCTCGGGCTGCTCTGGTTGTCGGCCCGGCGGGAGAAGAATGCGGCACGGGCGGCGCCTCTATACTGA
- a CDS encoding GntR family transcriptional regulator, whose amino-acid sequence MPIPRSPEPIVATGPLSDEVYLRLGEAIKTEVLRPGERIRDVEVAAWLGVSRTPVREALWRLAQIGLVETSPSRFTRVTEVDADTQEQTLEFTGYQAGIAMHMAVARMTDAELARAVDLVDAVIAASDADDDERLYAESRSLYQHVSVCTRNNVFGVMMREAGLGVERNLRGARPVLGAIPERRKNYEELRAALVERDADRAERVVRRQHRLA is encoded by the coding sequence ATGCCCATTCCCCGCTCGCCGGAGCCCATCGTGGCCACGGGTCCCCTGAGCGATGAGGTGTACCTCCGCCTCGGAGAGGCCATCAAGACCGAGGTCCTCCGACCGGGTGAACGCATCCGCGACGTGGAGGTTGCCGCATGGCTCGGCGTCTCCCGCACGCCCGTGCGCGAGGCACTCTGGCGACTCGCGCAGATCGGCCTCGTCGAGACGTCGCCGAGCCGTTTCACCCGCGTGACCGAGGTCGACGCGGACACCCAGGAGCAGACCCTCGAGTTCACGGGCTACCAGGCCGGCATCGCGATGCACATGGCGGTCGCCCGGATGACGGACGCCGAACTCGCTCGCGCCGTCGATCTCGTCGACGCGGTGATCGCGGCCTCGGACGCCGATGACGACGAGCGCCTCTACGCCGAATCACGCTCCCTCTACCAGCACGTCTCGGTATGCACGAGGAACAACGTCTTCGGGGTCATGATGCGGGAGGCCGGGCTCGGCGTCGAGCGCAATCTGCGCGGCGCACGGCCGGTGCTCGGCGCGATCCCCGAACGGCGGAAGAACTACGAGGAGCTGAGGGCGGCGCTCGTGGAGCGTGACGCGGATCGCGCGGAACGCGTCGTGCGACGGCAGCACAGACTGGCCTGA